The Corvus hawaiiensis isolate bCorHaw1 chromosome 2, bCorHaw1.pri.cur, whole genome shotgun sequence genome includes a window with the following:
- the COPS7A gene encoding COP9 signalosome complex subunit 7a: MAAEGKVTGQSQEQFLLLAKAARGAALASLIHQVLEAPGIYVFGELLDMPAVRELADSEFSPVFRLLTIFAYGTYADYLAEATNLPPLTEAQKNKLRHLSVVTLAAKIKCIPYSVLLEQLQLKNVRQLEDLVIEAVYADVLRGSLDQRNQRLEVDYSIGRDIRREELSTITRTLQEWCQGCEVVLSGIEEQVNRANQHKEQQLALKQQIESEVANLKKTIKVTTAAAAAATSQDPEQHLTELREPAPGTNQRQASKKTSKAKGLRGSAKIWSKSN; the protein is encoded by the exons atGGCGGCCGAGGGGAAGGTGAcggggcagagccaggagcagttcctgctgctggccaaggcggCCCGCGGCGCCGCGCTCGCCAGCCTGATCCACCAGGTGCTGGAGGCCCCGGGCATCTACGTGTTCGGGGAGCTGCTGGACATGCCCGCCGTCCGCGAG CTGGCCGACAGCGAGTTCTCCCCCGTGTTCCGCCTCCTCACCATCTTCGCCTACGGCACCTACGCGGACTACCTGG CTGAAGCAACAAACCTCCCTCCCTTGACAGAGGCCCAGAAGAACAAACTGAGGCACCTGTCAGTCGTCACTCTGGCTGCCAAGATCAAG TGCATCCCCtactcagtgctgctggagcagttaCAGCTGAAGAACGTCCGGCAGCTGGAGGACCTGGTGATTGAGGCTGTGTATGCAGATGTGCTGCGAGGGAGCTTGGATCAGCGGAACCAGCGCCTGGAGGTGGATTACAGCATTGGGAGGGACATCCGGAGGGAGGAGCTTAGCACCATCACCCGCACATTGCAGGAGTG gtgccAGGGCTGCGAGGTTGTCCTGTCGGGCATCGAAGAGCAGGTCAACCGGGCCAACCAGCACAAAGAGCAACAGCTGGCCCTGAAGCAGCAGATAGAGAGCGAG GTGGCAAACCTGAAGAAGACCATTAAAGTGACAACAGCAGCCGCTGCAGCAGCCACATCCCAAGACCCAGAGCAGCACCTCACGGAGCTCAGGGAGCCGGCCCCTGGCACCAACCAGCGCCAGGCGAGCAAGAAAACCTCCAAAGCCAAAGG GCTCCGGGGCAGCGCGAAGATTTGGTCTAAATCAAACTAG